In the genome of Candidatus Korarchaeota archaeon NZ13-K, the window GTCAACCTCGTAGCCAAGCTGCTTGTAGTATATGGCCATCCTCCAGGTCGCCATCAAGTCTGCAAGCCTCGCTAATTTCGCCTCATAGCTTCCCATCGTCAGGTATTCCCTCAGGATCTCTGAAATCTCCTCTGGCAGGTTCATCCTGGCCATGGCCTCCTCCTCGAGCTCTTCCCTCTTCACCAGCTCCTTGGTCCACTTGGGGAGATCCCCGCTCACGCCCTCAGCCAGGTCGTGCACGAGTATCATCTTCAGCACCTTGCTCTCATTGAACACCCTGCCGCTAGCCCTTATCTTTGGGAAAAGATCAAGGGCTATCAGGGAGGCGATGAATGTATGCTGAGCGACCGTTTCGGCGAGGCATTGAGGTATGCCTGATTGCATCCAGCCGGTTCTAGCCAACCAGAGCACTCTCAATCCGTTATCCACCAGCATGTGCTTTCGATGATCACCGGATCAATTAAACCTTACCTGAGGGCCTTCACCTCATTCTTCATTAATATTTCTCCATTCTTCCGAATTTTT includes:
- a CDS encoding HD domain-containing protein, whose amino-acid sequence is MLVDNGLRVLWLARTGWMQSGIPQCLAETVAQHTFIASLIALDLFPKIRASGRVFNESKVLKMILVHDLAEGVSGDLPKWTKELVKREELEEEAMARMNLPEEISEILREYLTMGSYEAKLARLADLMATWRMAIYYKQLGYEVDEILRSSQKESLELAKRLGIILDED